A region of uncultured Desulfobacter sp. DNA encodes the following proteins:
- the mrdA gene encoding penicillin-binding protein 2, which produces MVGINKNSEREWIKHRYIGAGLCIVFVFSVLLLRLVYLQMIRGEEYRRLSMTNCVRLKSIKSSRGLIYDRNHTLLVDNRPAFDLTIVIEDAKPLKETLERLAELTGDSCEDLRETIEKAGKAAFYKPVVLKRDIARELLAVVEAHQFDLAGIHIDIEPTRNYIHKKTAAHLIGYLGEINKEELASGKYPNVRSGDSIGRYGVEKSFETDLQGKRGGHQVEVDVNGRVIKILKTVEPVSGKDLVLTIDLALQQKAESLLQDSDGAVVALDPSNGDVLVMASSPSFDQNDFIGGISSKKWQALRDDPGRPMNNKAIQAEYPPASTYKIITALAGLEEKVIDRNTTVFCPGFYKFGNRRYHCWNKYGHGNLNVVDAIAQSCDVFFYQTGEKVGVDALAKYAHGSGLGRLTGVRLAHERPGLIPTSAWKKKRFNEPWQAGETLSISIGQGFDLVTPLQMAVFISAVGNNGTLYRPRLVRSVQDGKGQVIRDIEPEISGGLPASKENLAIVKQGLLEVVHGNRGTARQIRLPGVQIAGKTGTAQVFSRKAGEKFENEKLKRTLQDHAWFVCYAPAQDPKIAIAIIIEHGEHGSSAAAPIAKELISAYFGNPEIPTAVVREDKEQTP; this is translated from the coding sequence ATGGTCGGAATTAATAAAAATTCAGAAAGAGAGTGGATCAAGCACCGATATATAGGCGCTGGCTTGTGCATTGTTTTTGTTTTTAGCGTTCTGCTTCTAAGACTTGTTTATCTTCAGATGATCCGTGGTGAAGAATACCGGCGATTGTCGATGACCAATTGCGTCCGGCTCAAAAGCATTAAATCATCCCGGGGGCTGATTTATGATCGCAACCACACACTTCTTGTGGACAATCGGCCGGCATTTGATTTGACCATTGTTATAGAGGATGCCAAGCCCCTGAAGGAAACCCTTGAGCGTCTGGCTGAACTGACAGGAGATTCATGTGAAGATTTACGTGAAACCATAGAAAAAGCCGGCAAGGCTGCATTTTACAAACCAGTTGTTCTTAAACGGGACATAGCAAGAGAGCTGCTTGCGGTTGTTGAGGCCCATCAATTTGATCTGGCCGGCATTCATATTGATATCGAACCTACCAGAAATTACATCCATAAGAAAACCGCAGCACATCTTATAGGCTATCTTGGTGAAATCAACAAAGAAGAACTGGCTTCCGGTAAATACCCCAATGTCCGTTCCGGGGATTCCATAGGCCGGTACGGGGTCGAAAAAAGTTTTGAGACTGATTTGCAGGGCAAAAGAGGGGGGCATCAGGTCGAAGTGGATGTTAACGGCCGCGTGATCAAAATACTAAAAACAGTGGAACCGGTTTCAGGAAAGGATCTTGTCCTGACAATAGATCTGGCGCTCCAACAAAAAGCGGAAAGCCTTTTGCAAGATAGTGACGGGGCCGTTGTGGCCCTTGACCCGTCAAATGGAGATGTTCTGGTTATGGCATCATCGCCCAGTTTTGATCAGAATGATTTTATTGGCGGGATATCCAGTAAAAAATGGCAGGCCTTAAGGGATGATCCGGGCAGACCCATGAACAACAAAGCAATTCAGGCTGAATACCCACCGGCTTCCACGTACAAGATCATTACAGCCCTTGCAGGGCTTGAAGAAAAAGTCATTGACAGAAATACAACAGTTTTTTGTCCTGGGTTTTATAAGTTTGGCAACCGGCGCTATCACTGCTGGAATAAATACGGGCACGGCAATCTAAATGTTGTAGATGCAATTGCCCAGTCCTGCGATGTGTTTTTTTATCAAACAGGTGAAAAAGTTGGGGTAGATGCCCTGGCAAAGTATGCACATGGTTCCGGGTTAGGGCGTTTGACGGGTGTTCGTCTGGCCCACGAGCGTCCAGGTTTGATTCCCACTTCAGCATGGAAAAAAAAACGGTTCAATGAGCCCTGGCAAGCCGGTGAAACCTTATCCATAAGCATCGGCCAGGGGTTCGATCTGGTTACGCCTTTGCAGATGGCCGTGTTCATTTCTGCTGTCGGGAATAATGGTACCCTTTACCGACCACGGCTTGTCAGATCTGTCCAGGATGGAAAAGGACAGGTGATAAGGGATATTGAACCCGAGATTAGCGGCGGGTTGCCGGCTTCCAAAGAAAATTTGGCCATTGTAAAGCAAGGACTTTTAGAAGTTGTTCATGGCAATCGGGGTACTGCCCGGCAGATCCGTCTTCCCGGTGTTCAAATCGCCGGAAAAACAGGTACAGCCCAGGTGTTTTCCCGAAAAGCCGGAGAAAAATTTGAAAACGAAAAGCTCAAGCGAACGCTCCAGGACCATGCCTGGTTTGTCTGTTATGCGCCTGCCCAGGACCCTAAAATAGCCATTGCCATAATTATCGAACATGGTGAGCATGGATCCAGTGCTGCTGCGCCCATAGCAAAAGAGTTGATCTCTGCCTATTTTGGCAACCCTGAAATTCCAACTGCCGTGGTCCGAGAGGATAAGGAGCAAACACCGTGA
- the rodA gene encoding rod shape-determining protein RodA codes for MFDRRLISNFDWGFLLLIFLICIIGLTILYSAVTAGYTGTTVHPLFKRQIVWMAVGFVIMMGCLVIDFKELGKLSLIIYSACIGLLVATWLVGHTGGGSQRWLVLGPMRIQTSELMKISLIISLASVYADSIAPEGLGFRNLVKPAIICIIPFGLIVIQPDLGTGLLLLLIAGCLTVFVKVEKIVLFTFGGAGLALVPLMWVFGLKDYQKERILTFLNPERDPLGAGYHIIQSKIAIGSGMLTGKGFLHGTQNALSFLPEQHTDFILSVLAEEWGLVGCGVLLALYFILLFWGLNISYNCRNMFGSLLAMGVTIMIFWQIFINVGMVMGLMPVVGVPLPLVSYGGSSVVTNMVGFGILLNISMRKFNTS; via the coding sequence ATGTTTGACCGCCGTCTCATATCAAACTTTGACTGGGGATTTCTTTTACTTATTTTTTTGATTTGTATTATAGGGCTTACCATCCTTTATTCTGCAGTCACGGCCGGATATACCGGGACAACTGTTCATCCTCTGTTTAAAAGACAGATCGTCTGGATGGCCGTTGGATTTGTGATCATGATGGGATGCCTTGTCATTGATTTTAAAGAACTTGGTAAGCTTTCTTTGATTATATATTCCGCATGTATCGGACTTCTGGTGGCCACCTGGCTTGTGGGGCATACCGGTGGTGGATCCCAGCGCTGGTTGGTATTGGGACCCATGCGGATACAGACCTCGGAACTGATGAAAATTTCTTTGATTATCAGTCTGGCCTCGGTGTATGCGGACAGTATCGCACCAGAAGGCTTGGGCTTCAGGAATCTTGTTAAGCCGGCGATTATATGTATTATTCCCTTTGGCCTTATTGTTATTCAGCCTGATCTGGGGACAGGGCTTTTGCTTTTGCTTATAGCCGGTTGTCTTACTGTATTTGTAAAGGTTGAAAAAATAGTATTATTCACGTTTGGAGGGGCTGGTCTCGCGCTGGTACCCCTGATGTGGGTTTTTGGCCTTAAGGATTATCAGAAAGAGAGGATTTTGACCTTTTTGAATCCTGAACGTGACCCCCTTGGTGCCGGATATCACATCATTCAGTCCAAAATCGCCATAGGCTCGGGAATGCTTACCGGAAAGGGGTTTCTTCATGGGACCCAGAATGCCTTGAGTTTTCTGCCGGAACAGCATACGGATTTTATTCTTTCCGTTCTGGCAGAGGAGTGGGGGCTTGTGGGATGCGGGGTGCTGTTGGCCCTCTATTTTATCTTGCTCTTTTGGGGGTTGAATATCTCTTATAACTGTCGGAATATGTTCGGCTCCCTGCTGGCCATGGGCGTTACCATTATGATTTTCTGGCAGATTTTTATCAATGTCGGCATGGTTATGGGGCTTATGCCGGTGGTCGGGGTGCCGTTGCCCCTAGTGTCTTATGGTGGATCCTCGGTCGTGACCAACATGGTGGGCTTCGGTATTTTGTTAAATATCAGTATGCGAAAATTCAACACATCATGA
- a CDS encoding ATPase, which translates to MITVIPDISAVYQMVNFLVLLFLLNLVLYKPIRNVILERKTKVGTLSSGFEKASADLEKQKDEYKEGLRQARGEGLKKKEVFIEEASAQEKEIITRINQKAQANFAQIKAQVAEETEQARKALEAEVEVYAKAIGEKILGRAC; encoded by the coding sequence ATGATAACTGTGATTCCTGATATATCAGCGGTATATCAGATGGTCAATTTTCTTGTCCTTCTATTCCTCCTCAACTTGGTTCTGTACAAACCCATTCGAAATGTCATTCTCGAAAGAAAAACCAAGGTCGGCACGTTAAGTTCAGGTTTTGAAAAAGCCTCGGCAGATCTTGAAAAACAAAAGGATGAATATAAAGAAGGGCTGAGACAGGCAAGGGGTGAAGGCCTGAAGAAAAAAGAGGTGTTCATCGAGGAGGCGTCTGCACAGGAAAAGGAAATTATTACCCGAATCAATCAGAAAGCGCAGGCTAACTTTGCCCAAATTAAGGCACAGGTAGCTGAAGAAACCGAACAGGCCCGCAAAGCGCTTGAGGCCGAGGTCGAGGTATATGCCAAAGCCATCGGCGAAAAGATTCTTGGGAGGGCATGTTAA
- a CDS encoding ATP synthase F0 subunit B, with protein sequence MGKFNWKKHLKVSATVVALVAGATVVWASGGGHGEAAHHNAWKDVDTWKVLNFVILALGCFVVAKKPVAQFFSSRTKGIEEELTDLEQKKADAERKLAEYEARFRNLEQESEKIVEDYIRQGEEAKQRILAEAEAQAEKLEDTAKRNIEQEFKAAKVLLQQGVVDHAMEQAEALIKKSITTQDQNRLVDEYLKKVEA encoded by the coding sequence ATGGGAAAATTTAATTGGAAAAAACACCTTAAGGTTTCCGCAACTGTCGTGGCCCTCGTGGCTGGTGCGACAGTGGTCTGGGCGTCCGGCGGCGGTCACGGTGAAGCAGCTCATCACAATGCGTGGAAAGATGTTGATACCTGGAAGGTGCTCAACTTCGTTATCCTCGCTCTTGGTTGCTTTGTCGTTGCCAAGAAACCGGTGGCGCAGTTCTTTTCTTCCCGTACAAAAGGGATTGAAGAGGAGTTGACGGATCTGGAACAGAAAAAAGCCGATGCAGAAAGAAAACTTGCCGAATACGAAGCCCGGTTTAGAAATCTTGAACAGGAATCTGAAAAGATTGTTGAGGATTACATCAGACAGGGTGAGGAGGCCAAGCAGAGAATTCTTGCAGAAGCTGAGGCCCAGGCTGAAAAACTTGAAGATACCGCAAAACGCAATATCGAACAAGAATTCAAAGCTGCAAAAGTTCTTCTTCAGCAAGGAGTTGTGGATCATGCAATGGAGCAGGCAGAGGCGCTCATTAAAAAATCCATCACAACCCAGGATCAGAATCGTCTGGTCGATGAATACTTGAAAAAGGTGGAGGCATAA
- the atpH gene encoding ATP synthase F1 subunit delta, with the protein MKNLAVSRRYAKALILIGQEDGQADGYNDELSAMVGLLDSNEGFEQALTNPLIRKSDRKKLLDAVIAAAGFSKVMKSFLSLLFDKGRIGFLRDIATYYNTMADELKGVVRASVVAATNLSKTNISKIQKSLSQRTGKTVILDVQKDASLIGGIITKIGDLVLDGSVKTQLINMRETLKKGESA; encoded by the coding sequence ATGAAGAATCTTGCAGTTTCAAGGCGTTATGCCAAGGCGTTGATTTTGATAGGCCAGGAAGACGGTCAGGCGGACGGGTACAATGATGAGCTTTCCGCAATGGTTGGCCTTTTAGACTCCAATGAGGGGTTTGAACAAGCCCTTACCAATCCGTTGATAAGAAAAAGTGACCGTAAAAAACTTCTGGATGCGGTAATTGCTGCTGCAGGCTTTTCGAAAGTAATGAAATCTTTTTTGTCATTGCTTTTTGACAAAGGCAGGATCGGTTTCCTCAGAGACATTGCAACCTATTATAATACAATGGCGGATGAACTTAAAGGTGTTGTCAGGGCAAGTGTTGTGGCTGCCACGAACCTGTCCAAGACAAACATTAGTAAAATTCAAAAGTCTTTGTCTCAGAGAACCGGAAAAACCGTCATACTTGATGTGCAGAAAGATGCAAGTCTTATCGGCGGTATTATCACAAAAATCGGTGATCTTGTTCTTGACGGCAGCGTAAAAACCCAGCTGATCAATATGAGGGAAACTTTAAAAAAAGGTGAGAGTGCATAA
- the atpA gene encoding F0F1 ATP synthase subunit alpha: MEIKAEEISQIIKDQIKGFDADVDLSETGVVLSAGDGIARVYGLEKVKAMELVEFPGGILGLALNLEADNVGVAILGDDKVIKEGDVVKRTDRIASVPVGEELLGRVVTTTGEPVDGKGPINSTTYMNMELVAPGVIARKGVHEPCYTGSKAVDGMTPVGRGQRELIIGDRQIGKTAVAVDAIIAQKESGIKCIYVACGQKKSTVAQVVAALEEHGAMDYTTVVIASASEPAAMQYLAPYAGCAMGEYFRDKGEHALIIYDDLSKQAAAYRQVSLLLRRPPGREAYPGDIFYNHSRLLERSAKMSDALGAGSLTALPIIETQEGDVSAFIPTNVISITDGQIFLDKDLFFSGIRPAIDVGLSVSRVGGAAQVKAMKQVAGTLRLDLAQYRELEAFAAFGSDLDAATQRQLTRGERLVELLKQPQYKPLPMEKQVTVLYAGTKGYLDKYPKEAVPAYEAGLYPFVESRFPEVFTGLKEKQKIDDELETKLKACLAAYDEEFKETVK, translated from the coding sequence ATGGAAATTAAAGCAGAAGAAATAAGCCAGATTATAAAAGATCAAATTAAGGGATTTGATGCAGACGTAGATCTGAGCGAAACAGGTGTCGTTCTGTCAGCGGGTGACGGTATTGCCCGTGTTTACGGTTTGGAAAAAGTAAAAGCCATGGAGCTCGTTGAGTTCCCTGGCGGTATCTTGGGCCTGGCCCTCAACCTTGAAGCCGACAACGTCGGTGTGGCCATCCTTGGTGATGACAAGGTTATCAAGGAAGGCGATGTGGTTAAAAGAACTGACCGTATCGCTTCCGTCCCCGTTGGCGAAGAACTGTTGGGCCGGGTTGTCACTACCACTGGTGAACCGGTTGACGGCAAGGGCCCCATCAATTCCACAACATACATGAACATGGAGCTGGTTGCCCCTGGTGTTATTGCCAGAAAAGGTGTTCATGAACCCTGCTACACCGGTTCAAAGGCTGTTGATGGCATGACTCCTGTTGGCCGTGGCCAGCGTGAGCTTATCATCGGTGACCGCCAGATCGGTAAAACGGCTGTTGCGGTTGACGCCATCATTGCCCAGAAGGAAAGTGGTATCAAATGTATCTATGTTGCCTGCGGTCAGAAAAAATCAACAGTTGCCCAGGTTGTAGCGGCACTTGAAGAACATGGTGCCATGGATTATACCACCGTAGTTATAGCCTCTGCTTCCGAACCCGCCGCCATGCAGTACTTGGCTCCCTATGCCGGTTGCGCCATGGGTGAATACTTCCGTGATAAAGGCGAACATGCCCTGATCATTTATGATGACTTGTCAAAACAGGCTGCTGCTTACCGTCAGGTGTCTCTGCTTCTCAGACGCCCGCCCGGACGCGAAGCTTACCCCGGCGACATTTTCTACAACCATAGCCGTCTGCTGGAACGTTCCGCCAAAATGAGCGACGCACTGGGGGCAGGCTCCCTGACAGCACTTCCCATCATTGAAACCCAGGAAGGCGACGTATCCGCATTTATTCCCACTAACGTTATCTCCATTACAGACGGCCAGATCTTTCTGGACAAAGACCTGTTCTTTTCCGGTATCCGCCCGGCCATTGACGTCGGACTTTCCGTATCCCGCGTTGGTGGTGCTGCCCAGGTAAAGGCTATGAAACAGGTTGCCGGGACCCTTCGTCTGGATCTGGCCCAGTACAGAGAACTTGAAGCCTTTGCCGCTTTCGGTTCTGACCTGGATGCTGCTACCCAAAGGCAGTTGACCCGTGGTGAAAGACTTGTTGAACTGCTGAAACAGCCCCAGTACAAACCCCTTCCCATGGAAAAACAGGTAACTGTCCTTTATGCAGGCACCAAAGGCTATCTTGATAAGTATCCCAAAGAAGCTGTTCCCGCCTATGAAGCAGGTCTCTATCCCTTTGTTGAAAGCCGGTTCCCCGAAGTATTCACCGGTTTGAAGGAAAAACAGAAAATTGATGATGAACTCGAGACCAAGCTCAAAGCATGCCTTGCAGCCTATGACGAAGAGTTCAAAGAAACCGTGAAGTAA
- the atpG gene encoding ATP synthase F1 subunit gamma yields the protein MATLKEVKSKIVSVKKTRQITSAMKMVATSRLRGSQNAMEAFKPYASKFAEVLGSIAGKSGENASPLLVPKEEVKKVALLLCTSDRGLCGGFNINLIDKASKMLKSELAGKEVSLVCYGKRGRDWARQQGQTIDASYIGVVGGRVNFSVASSSGQALINSFLEGDVDEVYLIYSEFQSMAKLVPTVKQILPIPSLESVVEEEASAPAEKGSFLPEHICEPSSDALLGEMLPKNIFIQIFDALLQTSTSEHAARMRAMENATKACEDMVSELQTIFNKTRQASITSDLMDIVGGAEALKG from the coding sequence ATGGCAACGTTAAAAGAAGTAAAATCGAAAATAGTCAGCGTTAAAAAGACTAGACAGATTACCTCTGCCATGAAAATGGTCGCCACTTCAAGACTGCGCGGTTCCCAGAATGCCATGGAAGCATTCAAACCCTATGCTTCCAAATTTGCTGAGGTTCTGGGATCCATTGCCGGGAAATCAGGAGAGAATGCCTCTCCTCTTCTGGTACCAAAGGAAGAAGTTAAAAAGGTGGCCCTGCTCCTGTGCACCTCTGACAGGGGACTTTGTGGCGGATTTAATATCAATTTGATTGATAAAGCTAGTAAAATGCTCAAATCTGAGCTTGCAGGAAAAGAAGTCTCTCTGGTCTGCTACGGTAAAAGAGGCCGTGACTGGGCAAGACAACAGGGTCAAACCATTGATGCCAGCTACATCGGTGTTGTTGGCGGCCGTGTGAACTTCTCTGTGGCTTCAAGTTCTGGTCAGGCATTGATCAACAGTTTCCTTGAAGGAGATGTTGATGAAGTATATCTGATTTATTCCGAATTTCAGAGTATGGCAAAACTGGTGCCGACGGTCAAACAAATTCTTCCCATTCCTTCTTTAGAATCGGTTGTGGAAGAAGAAGCTTCTGCACCGGCTGAAAAAGGTTCTTTTCTACCGGAACACATTTGTGAGCCGTCTTCTGATGCACTCCTTGGAGAGATGCTGCCCAAGAATATTTTCATTCAGATATTTGATGCATTGCTTCAGACCTCAACGTCTGAACATGCCGCCCGCATGCGGGCCATGGAAAATGCAACCAAGGCTTGTGAGGATATGGTATCTGAACTGCAGACCATATTCAACAAAACAAGACAGGCTTCCATTACCAGTGATCTCATGGATATCGTCGGCGGTGCCGAAGCCCTTAAGGGATAA
- the atpD gene encoding F0F1 ATP synthase subunit beta gives MAENIGKISQVLGAVVDVEFEAGKLPPVLTALTVTNPTIGDMEDNLVIEVAQHLGDNVVRCIGMDVTDGLQRGMAVKDTGSPIMMPVGEASLGRVLNVVGRPVDGLGDISREKQLPIHRHAPSFIEQDTSVRVLETGVKVIDLLVPFPRGGKMGMFGGAGVGKTVIMMEMVNNIAMQHGGISVFGGVGERTREGNDLYHEMKDSGVLPKCALVYGQMTEPPGARARVALSALTCAEYFRDVEGQDVLLFVDNIFRFTQAGAEVSATLGRMPSAVGYQPTLAVDMGELQERITSTDKGSITAVQCVYVPADDLTDPAPATTFGHLDGTVVLSRQIAELGIYPAVDPLDSTSRILDAAYIGEDHYKVARIVQQTLQKYKELQDIIAILGMDELSDEDKVTVQRARKLQKFLSQPFHVAETFTGMPGVFVKVEDTVRSFKEIIEGKHDDLPENAFYMVGAIEDAIEKAKAE, from the coding sequence ATGGCTGAAAATATAGGTAAAATTTCTCAGGTCCTCGGCGCTGTTGTCGACGTCGAGTTTGAGGCCGGAAAACTTCCACCGGTACTGACCGCTTTGACTGTAACCAACCCCACCATCGGGGATATGGAAGATAACCTGGTTATCGAAGTTGCCCAGCATTTGGGCGACAATGTTGTTCGCTGCATCGGCATGGACGTTACTGACGGGCTTCAAAGAGGAATGGCGGTTAAAGATACCGGCTCTCCTATTATGATGCCGGTTGGCGAAGCTTCTCTGGGCCGCGTACTTAACGTTGTGGGCCGCCCCGTTGACGGTCTTGGCGATATTTCCAGAGAAAAACAGCTTCCCATTCATAGACATGCTCCCTCTTTCATTGAACAGGACACCTCTGTCCGCGTTCTTGAGACCGGCGTAAAGGTAATCGACCTTCTTGTTCCCTTCCCACGTGGTGGTAAAATGGGTATGTTCGGTGGTGCCGGTGTTGGCAAAACCGTTATCATGATGGAAATGGTTAACAATATCGCCATGCAGCACGGCGGTATCTCTGTATTCGGCGGTGTTGGTGAAAGAACCCGTGAAGGTAATGACCTTTACCATGAAATGAAGGATTCCGGCGTTCTTCCCAAGTGCGCACTGGTGTACGGTCAGATGACTGAACCTCCCGGAGCTCGTGCCCGGGTTGCTCTGTCGGCTCTGACCTGCGCTGAGTACTTCCGTGATGTAGAGGGCCAGGACGTGCTTCTCTTCGTTGATAACATCTTCCGTTTCACCCAGGCCGGTGCAGAGGTTTCTGCAACTCTGGGACGTATGCCGTCTGCCGTTGGTTACCAGCCCACACTTGCCGTAGACATGGGCGAGCTTCAAGAACGTATTACATCAACTGATAAGGGTTCCATCACAGCTGTACAGTGCGTTTACGTACCTGCCGACGACTTGACTGACCCGGCCCCTGCTACCACCTTTGGCCATCTTGACGGAACAGTTGTTCTTTCCCGTCAGATTGCTGAGCTTGGTATCTACCCTGCAGTGGATCCTCTTGACTCTACGTCAAGAATTCTTGACGCAGCATACATTGGTGAAGACCATTATAAAGTTGCCCGGATTGTTCAGCAGACACTGCAAAAATACAAAGAACTCCAGGACATCATTGCCATCCTTGGTATGGACGAATTGTCTGACGAGGATAAGGTCACCGTACAGCGGGCCAGAAAACTTCAGAAGTTTCTGTCCCAGCCTTTCCATGTAGCTGAAACCTTTACCGGTATGCCCGGCGTATTTGTAAAGGTTGAAGATACCGTCAGATCTTTCAAAGAGATTATCGAAGGTAAGCATGATGACCTTCCCGAAAATGCTTTCTATATGGTGGGAGCCATCGAAGACGCCATTGAAAAAGCCAAAGCTGAATAA
- a CDS encoding F0F1 ATP synthase subunit epsilon yields the protein MADKFFLEVVTPQQAVVSENIQSISAPGSEGEFCALKGHTTFLTSLKTGGVRYKDETGKERMVFVSGGFVEVLPDKVTILAESAERRKDIDLGRAKEAQGRAEKRLSDKGSDIDLVRAQAALQRAIYRIKIAGSR from the coding sequence ATGGCTGATAAATTTTTTCTAGAAGTTGTAACGCCTCAACAGGCAGTTGTCAGTGAAAATATTCAAAGCATTTCAGCACCTGGCAGCGAAGGTGAGTTTTGTGCTTTAAAGGGGCATACAACCTTTCTGACCTCACTGAAAACCGGTGGTGTCCGTTATAAAGATGAAACCGGTAAAGAACGTATGGTCTTTGTCAGTGGTGGATTTGTCGAAGTCCTTCCGGATAAGGTTACTATTCTTGCTGAATCGGCTGAACGCCGCAAGGACATTGACCTTGGACGGGCTAAAGAAGCCCAGGGTCGTGCTGAAAAACGGTTGAGCGACAAGGGATCAGATATAGACCTCGTTCGTGCCCAAGCTGCTTTGCAACGTGCTATATACCGGATTAAAATTGCAGGAAGCAGATAG
- a CDS encoding sugar phosphate nucleotidyltransferase, translating to MENIAVIILAAGKGSRMKSDLAKVLHEVAGKSMVNHVIEMAYEIAAGHIHVVVGHQADRVQKEILKYHNVHFAFQKKLLGTGDAVRVALPGLDSGIEHVLVLCGDVPLIKKQTIVDLISAHQALKSELTVLAVKVNDPTGYGRIIQDNHGQLLAIREEADATDVEKHISLVNSGIFCFEKEFLHANLGRIQNNNSQEEYYLTDLVEIAVRDNAKTLVRVTQDADQVMGVNTIEQLSRINAAFHKASNELS from the coding sequence ATGGAAAATATAGCAGTTATCATATTGGCTGCCGGAAAAGGCAGCCGAATGAAATCGGATTTGGCTAAGGTGCTCCATGAGGTTGCAGGTAAAAGTATGGTGAACCACGTAATTGAGATGGCCTACGAGATCGCTGCCGGTCATATCCATGTTGTAGTGGGGCACCAGGCCGACAGAGTGCAAAAAGAGATCCTAAAATATCATAATGTGCATTTCGCATTTCAAAAAAAACTTCTCGGAACTGGAGATGCTGTCAGGGTTGCCTTACCTGGGCTTGATTCCGGCATTGAGCATGTTTTGGTTTTATGTGGTGATGTTCCATTGATCAAAAAACAGACCATTGTAGATTTGATTTCAGCACATCAAGCTTTGAAATCTGAATTGACTGTTCTTGCCGTAAAGGTTAATGATCCCACCGGTTATGGCAGAATCATTCAAGATAATCACGGTCAACTTCTTGCCATACGCGAAGAGGCCGATGCAACTGATGTGGAAAAACATATTTCTTTGGTAAATTCAGGTATTTTTTGTTTTGAAAAAGAATTTCTTCATGCAAATCTGGGGCGAATTCAAAACAATAACAGTCAGGAAGAATACTATCTCACCGACCTCGTCGAAATAGCTGTTCGCGACAACGCTAAAACACTTGTTAGGGTCACCCAAGACGCTGATCAGGTCATGGGCGTAAATACCATAGAGCAGTTAAGCCGCATCAATGCCGCGTTTCATAAGGCATCGAATGAATTATCTTGA
- a CDS encoding cell division protein ZapA, translating into MDEIVKIELFGEEFRFKPEQDQKYDPVKIATHVKEYINEAEELFQNKTSSKNKMAILLLAAMNLSKDYHELRMKYSDLEKDIESRISSLLEKIDKTMK; encoded by the coding sequence TTGGATGAAATCGTTAAAATTGAACTTTTCGGGGAAGAATTTAGGTTTAAACCGGAACAAGATCAAAAATATGACCCGGTGAAAATTGCAACACACGTCAAGGAATACATAAATGAAGCAGAGGAGCTTTTCCAGAATAAAACCAGCAGTAAAAACAAAATGGCTATTCTGCTGTTAGCAGCCATGAATTTGTCTAAAGATTATCATGAACTGCGTATGAAGTATTCCGACCTTGAAAAAGACATTGAAAGCAGGATTTCATCATTATTGGAGAAAATTGACAAAACAATGAAATAG